One Capsicum annuum cultivar UCD-10X-F1 chromosome 2, UCD10Xv1.1, whole genome shotgun sequence genomic window carries:
- the LOC107859340 gene encoding histone H3.2, with translation MARTKQTARKSTGGKAPRKQLATKAARKSAPATGGVKKPHRFRPGTVALREIRKYQKSTELLIRKLPFQRLVREIAQDFKTDLRFQSSAVAALQEAAEAYLVGLFEDTNLCAIHAKRVTIMPKDIQLARRIRGERA, from the coding sequence ATGGCTCGTACTAAGCAAACAGCCCGTAAATCCACCGGAGGAAAAGCTCCAAGGAAGCAATTAGCCACAAAAGCCGCCAGAAAATCAGCTCCGGCGACCGGAGGAGTGAAGAAGCCTCACCGATTCAGGCCAGGAACAGTGGCTCTTCGTGAGATCCGTAAGTACCAGAAATCAACCGAGCTGTTGATCCGTAAGCTCCCGTTCCAGCGTTTGGTTCGTGAAATTGCTCAGGACTTCAAAACCGATCTCCGTTTCCAGAGTTCAGCAGTAGCTGCACTTCAGGAAGCTGCTGAAGCTTACCTTGTTGGTTTGTTTGAGGATACTAATTTGTGTGCCATTCATGCTAAGAGGGTTACTATTATGCCTAAGGATATTCAACTTGCTAGGAGAATTAGGGGTGAGAGGGCTTAA